The nucleotide window AAATACGGTTTTGAAATTTAATGAATCGGTTAGAAAGAATATTTCAGAAGAAAAAATAAACCATTTCATTGAAGTTGCCGAAGTAATCAACGAACTGATTCTGAATAAAAACATTTTCAATGATGATGATGACAATAATGAAGATTAATAGGATTCCATAGAATTAAAAATTAATTAAGAACGGCTATAGCACATTTGATCTCAGACAAAAAAATTAATAAATATGAAACGCAGCATTAAAAAAGTAGCAGTAATTGGATCCGGAATTATGGGTTCGGGGATTGCTTGTCATTTTGCCAACATTGGAGTTGAAGTCTTGCTTTTGGACATCATTCCGAACGAACTTACTGATGCCGAGGCCAAAAAAGGTCTTACACTCGAAAGTAAAATTGTTCGTAATCGTTTGGTAAACGACCATTTAGCCAACTCATTAAAATCGAAGCCCTCTACTATTTACAGCCAAAAATTCGCTAGCCGAATCACAACCGGAAATACTACGGATGATATGTCCAAAATTTCCAATGTGGATTGGATTATCGAAGTGGTTGTGGAGCGTTTGGATATCAAAAAATTGGTTTTTGAGCAAATTGACAAATTCAGAAAACCTGGCACTTTGGTAACATCAAATACTTCAGGTATTCCGATTCATTTTATGAGCGAAGGACGAAGCGAAGATTTCCAAAAACATTTCTGCGGTACACATTTTTTTAACCCTGCGCGTTACTTAAAATTATTTGAAATCATTCCGGGACCGCAGACTTCTGCTGATGTTTTGGATTTCTTGACTATATATGGAGAAAAATTCTTGGGTAAAACTTCGGTTGTTGCCAAAGATACTCCGGCTTTTATCGGAAACCGTATTGGTATTTATGGAATCCAGAGTTTGTTCCACTTGGTAAAAGAATTGGGATTAACTATTGAAGAAGTTGACAAATTGACTGGACCAGTTATTGGCCGTCCAAAATCAGCTACTTTCAGAACTGTAGATGTTGTTGGATTGGATACTTTGGTACATGTTGCCAACGGAATCTATCAAAACTGTCCTGACGACGAACAACACGAATTGTTCAAACTTCCGGAATTTGTCAATAAAATGATTGAAAACAAATGGTTCGGAAGCAAAACCGGTCAGGGTTTCTACAAAAAAGTTGGTGCTGACATTCTTTCTTTAGACTTGGAAACCCTTGAATACCGAGCTGCCAAAAAAGCTTCTTTTGCCACTTTGGAATTAACAAAAACAATAGACAAACCCATCAACCGATTCAAGGTTTTGGTTAAAGGAAAAGACAAAGCGGGCGAATTCTACCGCAAAAGTTTTGCAGGAATGTTTGCTTACGTTTCCAACCGAATCCCTGAAATAGCTGATGAATTATACAAAATAGATGATGCGATGAAAGCCGGTTTTGGATGGGAAAATGGCCCATTCGAAATTTGGGATGCCATAGGTGTTCAAAGCGGAATCGAAATAATGAAAGCCGAAGGTTTTGAGCCTGCCGCTTGGGTAAACGAAATGATTGCATCCGGAAATAACAGTTTTTATACCGTAAAAGAAGGAGCAACATATTTCTATAATATCCCGAACAAATCACACAATAAAGTTCCTGGCCAAGATGCTTTCATACTTCTGAACAACATTCGCGAAAGCAAAAAAGTTTGGAGCAATAGCGGTGCCATTATTCAAGATTTGGGAGACGGAATTTTGAACTTAGAATTCCAATCCAAAATGAACACAATTGGTGGCGATGTGCTTCAAGCCATAAACAAAGCCATTGATCTAGCCGAAAAAGAACATCAAGGTTTGGTTATTGGAAACCAAGCTGCGAATTTCTCCGTTGGAGCCAATATCGGAATGATTTTTATGATGGCCGTTGAGCAAGAATATGACGAATTAAACATGGCTATCAAAATGTTCCAAGACACGATGATGCGTGTTCGCTATTCCGGAATTCCGGTTGTGGTTGTTCCGCACGGAATGACTTTTGGAGGTGGATGCGAAATGAGCTTACACGCCGATAAAGTGGTTGCCGCTGCCGAAACCTATATGGGATTGGTTGAGTTTGGTGTTGGTGTGATTCCAGGCGGTGGAGGTTCCAAAGAAATGACTTTAAGAGCATCCGATTTGTT belongs to Flavobacterium aquiphilum and includes:
- a CDS encoding 3-hydroxyacyl-CoA dehydrogenase/enoyl-CoA hydratase family protein, yielding MKRSIKKVAVIGSGIMGSGIACHFANIGVEVLLLDIIPNELTDAEAKKGLTLESKIVRNRLVNDHLANSLKSKPSTIYSQKFASRITTGNTTDDMSKISNVDWIIEVVVERLDIKKLVFEQIDKFRKPGTLVTSNTSGIPIHFMSEGRSEDFQKHFCGTHFFNPARYLKLFEIIPGPQTSADVLDFLTIYGEKFLGKTSVVAKDTPAFIGNRIGIYGIQSLFHLVKELGLTIEEVDKLTGPVIGRPKSATFRTVDVVGLDTLVHVANGIYQNCPDDEQHELFKLPEFVNKMIENKWFGSKTGQGFYKKVGADILSLDLETLEYRAAKKASFATLELTKTIDKPINRFKVLVKGKDKAGEFYRKSFAGMFAYVSNRIPEIADELYKIDDAMKAGFGWENGPFEIWDAIGVQSGIEIMKAEGFEPAAWVNEMIASGNNSFYTVKEGATYFYNIPNKSHNKVPGQDAFILLNNIRESKKVWSNSGAIIQDLGDGILNLEFQSKMNTIGGDVLQAINKAIDLAEKEHQGLVIGNQAANFSVGANIGMIFMMAVEQEYDELNMAIKMFQDTMMRVRYSGIPVVVVPHGMTFGGGCEMSLHADKVVAAAETYMGLVEFGVGVIPGGGGSKEMTLRASDLFRKNDVELNVLQEYFLTIAMAKVSTSGYEAFDTGLLQHGKDIIVVNKDRQIAEAKKHALLMAEAGYTQPIRRNDIKVLGKQALGMFLVGTNQMVAGNYISEHDLKIANKLAYVMAGGDLSESTLVSEQYLLDLEREAFLSLCTERKTLERIQYMLTKGKPLRN